A single window of Caldimicrobium thiodismutans DNA harbors:
- the hslU gene encoding ATP-dependent protease ATPase subunit HslU — MKQESELTPREIVAELDRYIVGQNRAKRSVAIALRNRWRRRHLKGPLKEEVYPKNILMIGPTGVGKTEIARRLARLAKAPFIKVEATKFTEVGYVGRDVESMIRDLTYVAVQMVKEEEEKKVLARARELAEERLVEYLLPQTSPKVSYDSQTKEKLLRMLKDGALNEREVEIDIELREKQPSIEILAASGLEEVEMQLREMLSTFMPLRSKKRRVKVKEALEILTKDEASKLIDMDKVIKEAIERTETSGIIFIDEIDKVASRGEGAGPDVSREGVQRDLLPIVEGTTVNTRYGMVRTDYILFIASGAFHIAKPSDLIPELQGRFPIRVELDPLTKEDFIRILTIPENAILKQYQALLATEGVELEFSQEAIEEMAGIAFEINQKMENIGARRLYTVIEKVLEDISFEAPDIAPAKIVITPEFVREKLGEIMEKEELMKFVL; from the coding sequence ATTAAACAAGAATCAGAACTTACGCCTCGGGAGATAGTGGCTGAACTTGATCGTTATATTGTTGGCCAGAATAGGGCCAAAAGATCTGTTGCTATTGCTTTACGAAATCGCTGGAGACGAAGACATCTTAAAGGGCCTCTTAAAGAGGAGGTCTATCCCAAAAATATTCTAATGATTGGGCCAACAGGTGTAGGGAAAACTGAAATTGCCAGAAGGTTAGCTCGCCTTGCCAAAGCCCCCTTTATCAAGGTTGAGGCCACAAAATTTACTGAAGTGGGTTATGTAGGGCGAGATGTAGAGTCCATGATCCGAGATCTTACCTATGTAGCAGTTCAGATGGTAAAAGAGGAAGAGGAAAAAAAGGTGCTTGCCCGGGCAAGGGAACTTGCTGAAGAAAGACTTGTGGAATATCTTCTTCCTCAGACCTCTCCCAAGGTTAGTTATGATAGTCAAACCAAGGAAAAGTTACTTAGGATGTTGAAAGATGGGGCCTTAAACGAAAGGGAAGTTGAAATTGATATTGAGCTCAGAGAAAAGCAACCCAGTATTGAGATCCTTGCAGCTTCAGGGCTTGAAGAGGTGGAGATGCAACTCAGAGAGATGCTTTCAACCTTTATGCCCTTACGGAGTAAAAAGAGACGGGTGAAAGTTAAAGAAGCCCTTGAAATACTTACTAAAGATGAGGCCTCCAAGCTGATAGATATGGATAAGGTAATAAAAGAGGCCATAGAGCGCACAGAGACAAGTGGTATTATTTTTATTGATGAAATAGACAAGGTTGCCAGCCGGGGAGAGGGAGCCGGGCCTGATGTATCCAGAGAAGGGGTTCAGAGAGACCTTCTCCCTATTGTTGAAGGGACAACTGTAAATACCCGCTATGGCATGGTGCGCACAGATTATATTCTTTTTATCGCCAGTGGAGCCTTTCACATTGCCAAACCCTCAGACTTAATTCCTGAACTTCAGGGAAGGTTTCCTATTCGGGTTGAGCTTGATCCCCTAACCAAAGAGGATTTCATTCGTATTTTGACTATTCCTGAAAATGCCATACTTAAGCAATATCAAGCCTTGCTGGCAACAGAAGGGGTTGAGCTTGAATTTTCTCAAGAGGCTATAGAGGAGATGGCAGGTATTGCCTTTGAGATCAATCAGAAAATGGAAAATATAGGTGCCAGAAGGCTTTACACAGTTATTGAAAAAGTTCTTGAGGATATCTCCTTTGAAGCCCCTGATATTGCTCCAGCTAAAATTGTTATCACTCCAGAGTTTGTGAGAGAAAAATTAGGGGAGATCATGGAAAAAGAGGAACTAATGAAGTTCGTCCTCTAA
- a CDS encoding MFS transporter yields the protein MSSTRVLFFTGIIGNVLEWYDFIIYGYFASQFAKLFFPVSDPAVSLILSFSAFAIGFFARPLGALFIGYLGDRWGRKPALLMSIVLMAIPSFLMIFLPTYETLGILAPLFLTLLRILQGFSAGGEYTTSITFLLEHSSPTKRALWSSVNLFGAILGILLGSLVATLLHHFLSQEILEAYGWRLAYLPTLFLAYIGYIIRRHTYETPAFVKETFSPLKGFPLFYALKRYPRSFFLTLFLSMVQGVAFYILFVYFPTYFARYFGIAQDRALFSNTLAMILLNILILPCAYLSDLYGRRPFFLLSLFLYAAISALLNYYLIPKGYTFMLLSHLALAFISGFFMSILPVTLAELFPVKIRSTSFAFLYNFSLALFGGTAPMVCTYFIEKTGFLTFPGFYLSGITALVFLITFFFLPETHPLKSKGSAQRS from the coding sequence ATGTCTTCTACCCGAGTCCTTTTCTTTACAGGCATTATTGGAAATGTCCTTGAGTGGTATGATTTTATTATTTATGGTTATTTTGCCTCGCAATTTGCTAAGCTTTTTTTCCCGGTTTCAGATCCTGCAGTCTCCTTAATCTTAAGTTTTTCAGCCTTTGCCATAGGTTTTTTTGCCAGACCTCTTGGGGCGCTTTTTATTGGATATCTTGGGGATAGATGGGGTAGAAAGCCTGCCCTTTTAATGTCCATAGTTCTTATGGCCATTCCATCCTTTCTTATGATCTTCCTCCCCACCTATGAGACTCTGGGGATACTGGCTCCCCTTTTTTTAACTCTTTTAAGGATACTGCAAGGATTTTCAGCTGGTGGGGAATATACTACCTCCATAACCTTTCTGCTTGAACACAGCTCACCCACTAAAAGGGCTCTTTGGAGCAGTGTGAATCTTTTTGGGGCTATCCTTGGGATTCTTCTTGGTTCTCTTGTGGCAACCTTACTACATCACTTTTTATCTCAAGAAATCCTTGAGGCTTATGGCTGGAGATTGGCCTATTTACCCACTCTTTTTCTGGCTTACATTGGCTATATTATCAGAAGACACACCTATGAAACCCCTGCCTTTGTAAAAGAGACCTTCTCTCCCTTAAAGGGATTTCCATTATTTTATGCTTTGAAGAGGTATCCCCGTTCCTTTTTTCTAACCCTGTTTCTCTCCATGGTGCAGGGAGTTGCCTTCTATATCCTCTTTGTTTATTTTCCCACCTACTTTGCCCGTTATTTTGGAATTGCTCAGGATAGGGCCCTTTTTTCAAACACCTTAGCTATGATCTTACTAAATATTCTAATTTTGCCCTGTGCTTATCTTTCAGACCTTTATGGCCGAAGGCCCTTTTTTCTCCTTTCCCTTTTTCTTTATGCTGCAATCAGTGCTTTGCTTAATTATTATTTAATTCCCAAGGGATATACCTTTATGCTTCTTTCTCACCTTGCCCTTGCTTTTATCTCTGGATTTTTCATGAGTATTCTTCCCGTTACACTTGCTGAGCTCTTTCCTGTAAAAATTAGAAGCACTTCCTTTGCCTTCCTCTATAATTTTTCCTTAGCTCTTTTTGGAGGAACAGCCCCTATGGTTTGCACCTATTTTATTGAAAAGACGGGATTTTTGACCTTTCCGGGATTTTATCTTTCTGGAATTACTGCTCTTGTCTTTTTGATTACCTTCTTTTTTCTACCAGAGACTCATCCCCTTAAATCCAAGGGTTCAGCCCAGAGGTCATAG
- a CDS encoding MiaB/RimO family radical SAM methylthiotransferase translates to MKLVRSKTSKKVYPVSLGCPKNKSDFEKLLFLLNQKGYEFTLDPGEADLFWVNTCAFIQPAVNEALEHIFELGELKTPHQKLIVSGCLPARYAIEDLKKLLPEVDEFYGIEPFRYFAKEEPSDKVLSESPFYSYLKISEGCSHRCSYCTIPKIRGPFRSKPLELVLKEAENLLKKGVRELIIVGQDITLYGRDLKESNLLIKLLKKISSLPFHFRIRLLYLHLLHLSDELIEAIFEIPKVVPYFEIPIQHADSEILKKMHRGYTPERILKIIEKVRSFNSMATLRTSIIVGFPGEKEKHFLNLITFLKEAQFDYLGVFPFYPEEGTPAEALPEQVPSKEKKRRVKEVLKVQKEITKKRLNLRVGQRDEVLILGEDIKGRLFGLSTLQAPEIDGLTFLKRGINNLLPGNLVKVKILKSGAYDLWAEPLDLRG, encoded by the coding sequence ATGAAGTTAGTCAGATCAAAAACCTCTAAAAAGGTTTATCCTGTAAGTCTTGGTTGCCCGAAAAATAAGAGTGATTTTGAAAAACTGCTTTTTCTTTTAAACCAGAAGGGTTATGAGTTTACCCTTGATCCCGGGGAGGCAGATCTTTTCTGGGTGAATACCTGTGCCTTTATCCAGCCAGCTGTAAATGAAGCCCTTGAACATATCTTTGAATTGGGAGAGCTTAAAACCCCCCACCAAAAACTCATTGTTTCAGGATGCCTTCCTGCCAGATATGCTATTGAGGACCTGAAAAAACTTTTACCTGAGGTTGATGAATTCTATGGTATCGAGCCCTTTCGCTATTTTGCTAAAGAAGAGCCTTCTGATAAAGTGCTTTCAGAAAGCCCCTTTTATAGCTACTTAAAGATCTCAGAGGGATGTAGTCATCGTTGTAGTTATTGCACTATTCCCAAAATAAGAGGCCCCTTTAGAAGTAAACCCTTGGAGTTGGTTCTCAAAGAGGCAGAAAATCTCCTGAAAAAAGGGGTAAGGGAGCTTATCATTGTGGGTCAGGATATAACCTTATATGGTAGGGATCTTAAGGAATCTAATCTTCTTATCAAGCTCCTTAAAAAAATCTCTTCTCTTCCTTTTCATTTTCGAATAAGACTTCTCTATCTTCATCTTCTTCATCTGAGTGATGAGCTTATTGAGGCTATTTTTGAAATCCCAAAGGTTGTGCCCTATTTTGAGATTCCTATTCAGCATGCTGATTCCGAGATTTTGAAAAAGATGCATCGGGGGTATACCCCTGAAAGAATCTTGAAAATAATAGAAAAGGTGCGCTCTTTCAATTCTATGGCAACCCTTCGGACAAGCATTATAGTTGGCTTCCCGGGAGAGAAAGAAAAGCACTTCCTCAATCTTATCACCTTTCTTAAAGAGGCCCAATTTGATTACTTAGGGGTTTTTCCCTTTTATCCTGAAGAAGGGACACCTGCTGAGGCTCTTCCTGAACAGGTTCCTTCAAAAGAGAAAAAAAGACGGGTAAAAGAGGTCTTAAAGGTTCAGAAAGAAATAACAAAAAAGCGTTTAAACTTAAGGGTTGGTCAAAGAGATGAGGTTTTAATTCTTGGAGAGGATATTAAAGGTCGGCTTTTTGGCCTTTCTACACTACAGGCCCCAGAAATTGACGGCCTTACCTTTCTTAAAAGGGGCATCAATAATCTTTTACCTGGAAATTTGGTAAAGGTAAAAATTCTAAAAAGTGGGGCCTATGACCTCTGGGCTGAACCCTTGGATTTAAGGGGATGA
- the panD gene encoding aspartate 1-decarboxylase: MYRKLLKAKIHQAVITDKNLYYEGSLTLDREIMEKAGLLPFEAVWIYNLNNGARFETYLLEGEKGEVILNGAAARLGETGDRIIIVAYAWVADNELPYFKTRLLYLNEKNEVSQIKNL; this comes from the coding sequence ATGTATAGAAAACTTTTGAAAGCTAAAATTCATCAGGCTGTAATTACGGATAAAAATCTCTATTATGAGGGAAGTCTCACCTTAGATAGGGAGATTATGGAAAAGGCGGGGCTTTTGCCTTTTGAAGCAGTCTGGATTTATAATCTCAATAATGGAGCGCGCTTTGAGACCTATCTCCTTGAGGGTGAAAAGGGAGAGGTTATACTAAATGGGGCAGCTGCAAGACTTGGTGAAACTGGAGACCGCATCATCATTGTTGCCTATGCCTGGGTGGCAGATAATGAGCTTCCCTATTTCAAAACAAGACTCCTTTATCTAAATGAAAAGAATGAAGTTAGTCAGATCAAAAACCTCTAA
- a CDS encoding transposase, which produces MKSSFRFIAEIGDIKKFGEPAKKIIKYAWLDPVIKSSGK; this is translated from the coding sequence TTGAAATCCAGTTTTAGATTTATAGCTGAAATAGGGGATATTAAAAAGTTTGGAGAGCCTGCTAAAAAGATTATCAAATATGCATGGCTTGATCCTGTGATTAAAAGTTCTGGCAAATAG
- the panC gene encoding pantoate--beta-alanine ligase, whose amino-acid sequence MEIIKKIEEMQRISTNLRKEDKIIGFVPTMGYLHEGHLSLVRLARSRADKVVVSIFVNPLQFGPSEDFKVYPRDLERDLTLLEKEGVDIVFVPSAEDMYPSDFKTYVEVTDLTDRLCGAFRPGHFKGVTTIVLKLFNIVKPHLAVFGEKDYQQLKVIQQMVRDLNLEIEILSHPTVREEDGLAMSSRNTYLSEEERRSALSLYHSLKLAERLILGGEKNPEKVRELVKDYIEKFPHNRVQYVEIADPETLKPVSVIERSVLIAIAVFVGKTRLIDNRVIKI is encoded by the coding sequence ATGGAAATAATAAAAAAAATTGAAGAGATGCAGAGGATAAGCACAAACCTTCGTAAAGAGGATAAAATTATTGGTTTTGTCCCCACTATGGGCTATCTTCACGAGGGTCATTTAAGTTTGGTAAGATTGGCACGCAGTAGAGCAGATAAGGTAGTAGTAAGTATCTTTGTAAATCCCCTTCAATTTGGCCCCTCTGAAGATTTTAAAGTCTATCCTCGGGATCTTGAAAGAGATTTAACCCTTCTTGAAAAGGAAGGTGTGGATATAGTCTTTGTCCCTTCAGCAGAAGATATGTATCCTTCTGATTTTAAAACCTATGTTGAGGTCACAGATTTAACTGATAGACTGTGTGGGGCCTTTAGGCCAGGACATTTTAAAGGAGTCACAACCATTGTGCTAAAACTTTTTAATATTGTAAAACCCCATCTGGCAGTCTTTGGTGAAAAGGACTATCAGCAGTTAAAGGTGATCCAGCAAATGGTTAGAGACCTTAACCTGGAGATAGAAATTCTCTCTCACCCTACAGTCAGAGAAGAAGATGGTTTAGCGATGAGTTCAAGAAACACCTATCTTTCTGAAGAGGAGAGAAGGTCAGCCCTTTCTCTCTATCATTCCTTAAAGCTTGCAGAAAGACTCATACTGGGAGGAGAGAAAAACCCTGAAAAAGTAAGAGAGCTTGTAAAGGATTATATAGAGAAGTTTCCTCACAACAGGGTTCAGTATGTGGAGATAGCGGATCCAGAGACTTTAAAGCCTGTTTCAGTGATTGAGAGATCGGTGCTAATAGCTATTGCTGTCTTTGTTGGAAAGACAAGGCTTATTGATAATAGAGTTATTAAAATTTAG
- a CDS encoding L,D-transpeptidase family protein has protein sequence MKSWFSGFFLVIFSGFIFISFLYAQERYILVDKATYTLYLFNQGNIIFEAKIGYGLKSPLFKSKKGDFLTPEGAYKVTTIRPSTQYYYFLELNYPNFNDLSLAYFRGEVKLEFIERYLQKNYPQRENLLGNNIGIHGGGAFKKEKGELNYHWTQGCIALNNADLDYILRYIKTGDSVYIIHSQKALFEILKKLAYPLRVRPLDFWEGALYLKVNPSTFWYFKIIETYRGKKLLLWEEWIKGRLNAKAYSEPDGALNPQLEKTLKDIFIGNINSLLEPFQGEPLSQWK, from the coding sequence GTGAAGTCCTGGTTTTCTGGATTTTTCCTGGTAATTTTCTCAGGTTTTATTTTCATCTCTTTTCTTTATGCCCAGGAAAGATACATCCTTGTGGATAAAGCTACCTATACCCTTTATCTCTTTAATCAGGGAAATATTATTTTTGAAGCCAAAATTGGCTATGGCTTAAAGAGTCCTCTTTTTAAGAGCAAAAAAGGGGATTTTTTGACTCCTGAAGGGGCATATAAAGTCACAACCATTAGACCCTCAACTCAATATTATTACTTTTTAGAACTCAACTATCCTAATTTTAATGATTTGTCCTTGGCTTATTTTCGTGGAGAGGTCAAACTTGAATTTATTGAAAGATATTTACAAAAAAATTATCCCCAAAGGGAAAACCTTCTCGGAAACAATATTGGTATTCACGGAGGCGGGGCCTTTAAAAAAGAAAAGGGGGAACTGAATTACCACTGGACACAAGGTTGTATAGCCCTCAATAATGCTGATCTGGATTACATCCTAAGGTATATAAAGACCGGAGATTCTGTCTATATAATTCATTCTCAGAAAGCACTCTTTGAAATTCTTAAAAAATTAGCCTATCCCCTTAGAGTTAGACCTTTGGATTTTTGGGAAGGTGCATTATATTTGAAAGTAAATCCCTCTACCTTCTGGTATTTTAAGATTATTGAAACCTATAGAGGGAAAAAACTTTTACTCTGGGAAGAATGGATTAAGGGAAGACTTAATGCTAAAGCCTATTCCGAACCCGATGGAGCCTTAAATCCTCAATTGGAAAAGACCTTGAAGGATATTTTTATAGGAAATATAAATTCTCTTTTAGAACCCTTTCAAGGAGAGCCTCTTTCCCAATGGAAATAA
- a CDS encoding PstS family phosphate ABC transporter substrate-binding protein, with product MRKVLVSKKVLALVAGLSLFGGVSKGFSSQVIKIDGSSTVYPITEGVAEEFQKAKKGAVKVTVGISGTGGGFKKFCRGETDISDASRPILKKEMEECKKNGISYIELPVAYDGLSVVVNPKNNWATCMTVEQLKEVWKPESQGKTFYWSDLDSNWPKEPIKLCGPGSDSGTFDYFTEAIVGKAKSQRGDYLASEDDNVLVQFAQREKGALCYFGLAYVEENKGKIKAIAIKNPKTGKCVLPSLSTVKSGEYQPLSRPLFIYVNAKSLERPEVKEFVEFYLNNAAKISKQVGYIPLPDKAYELAKKRFQKRELGTVFGGEPEVGLTVEELLKREAKH from the coding sequence ATGAGGAAGGTTTTAGTTAGTAAGAAAGTGTTGGCCTTAGTTGCTGGGTTATCTCTTTTTGGAGGTGTTTCCAAGGGATTTTCCTCTCAGGTTATCAAAATTGATGGGTCCTCTACGGTTTATCCCATTACAGAGGGTGTGGCTGAAGAATTTCAGAAGGCTAAAAAGGGTGCTGTAAAGGTAACAGTGGGAATTTCCGGAACCGGAGGTGGCTTTAAAAAATTCTGCAGAGGGGAAACAGATATTAGTGATGCCTCAAGGCCCATCCTTAAAAAGGAAATGGAAGAATGCAAAAAGAATGGAATCAGTTACATTGAGCTTCCTGTCGCCTATGATGGGCTTTCTGTTGTGGTCAATCCAAAAAATAACTGGGCAACCTGTATGACTGTGGAGCAATTAAAGGAGGTCTGGAAGCCCGAGTCTCAGGGTAAGACTTTTTATTGGTCTGATTTAGATTCCAATTGGCCAAAGGAGCCTATAAAGCTTTGTGGTCCTGGTTCTGACTCTGGAACCTTTGATTATTTTACCGAGGCTATTGTTGGAAAGGCTAAGTCTCAAAGAGGGGACTATCTTGCTTCAGAAGATGACAATGTCCTTGTTCAATTTGCCCAGAGGGAAAAGGGGGCTCTCTGCTATTTTGGGCTTGCCTATGTTGAGGAAAATAAGGGTAAGATAAAGGCAATAGCTATCAAAAATCCCAAAACTGGAAAGTGCGTTTTACCAAGTCTTTCAACAGTGAAATCTGGCGAATATCAACCCCTTTCAAGGCCCCTTTTTATCTATGTCAATGCCAAATCCCTTGAAAGACCTGAGGTTAAAGAATTTGTAGAGTTTTATCTTAATAATGCAGCCAAAATTTCTAAGCAAGTAGGATATATCCCCCTTCCTGACAAGGCTTATGAACTTGCTAAAAAACGTTTCCAGAAAAGGGAGCTTGGAACAGTCTTTGGAGGTGAGCCTGAAGTAGGTTTAACAGTTGAAGAACTCTTAAAGAGAGAAGCCAAGCATTAA
- the pstC gene encoding phosphate ABC transporter permease subunit PstC produces MKIEHKKKLDYLFKGFLIFTSLVSIFVTLAIVIALIEDTIKFFTHQEAGGFPTSLIRFFTEREWTPTFEIKKIGIWPLLCGTFLIAFIAMIISVPLGLVIAVYLSEFASYRIKESVKPWLDFLEAVPTVVYGYFALLGVTPLLQWILGKFGLVVEGMNALSPGIVLGIMILPFTASLVEDSLRGVPQYLREASYSLGASKLETAFKVVVPAARSGILSAYLLGASRAIGETMVVAVAAGMFPNLTLNPLEPVQTITGYIVQVALGDLPFNSFEYLSIFAAGFLLFIVSLFFNLLAIYFKSKIERY; encoded by the coding sequence GTGAAAATAGAGCATAAAAAGAAACTTGATTATCTCTTCAAAGGCTTCTTAATCTTTACAAGTCTTGTCTCTATCTTTGTTACTCTTGCTATAGTGATAGCCCTAATTGAGGATACTATAAAATTTTTTACCCATCAAGAGGCAGGCGGATTCCCCACCTCTTTAATCAGATTCTTTACTGAAAGGGAATGGACACCTACCTTTGAGATCAAGAAGATTGGAATCTGGCCCCTTCTTTGTGGCACCTTTCTCATTGCCTTCATTGCTATGATAATTTCTGTGCCCCTTGGCTTAGTTATTGCTGTTTATCTCAGTGAATTTGCCTCCTATCGGATTAAAGAATCTGTCAAACCCTGGCTTGATTTTCTTGAGGCAGTGCCAACAGTAGTTTATGGATACTTTGCTCTTCTTGGGGTTACCCCTCTTCTTCAGTGGATTCTGGGAAAATTTGGTCTTGTGGTTGAAGGAATGAATGCCCTCTCCCCAGGTATTGTGCTTGGAATTATGATTCTTCCCTTTACAGCCTCCTTAGTTGAAGATTCTCTAAGAGGAGTTCCCCAGTATCTTAGGGAGGCCTCCTATAGTCTTGGGGCCTCAAAACTTGAAACAGCCTTTAAAGTGGTTGTTCCTGCAGCCAGATCAGGAATACTTTCAGCCTATCTTCTTGGAGCTTCCCGTGCCATTGGAGAAACCATGGTAGTTGCAGTAGCTGCAGGTATGTTTCCCAATCTCACCCTTAATCCCCTTGAACCCGTTCAGACTATCACTGGCTATATAGTGCAGGTTGCCTTAGGAGATCTTCCCTTTAACTCCTTTGAGTATCTTTCTATTTTTGCTGCAGGTTTTCTTCTTTTTATTGTGAGCTTATTTTTCAACCTCCTTGCTATTTACTTTAAATCAAAAATTGAGAGGTATTAA
- the pstA gene encoding phosphate ABC transporter permease PstA: protein MHYKTLERIFSFLGILFILFAMLFLFAIAIKLFVDGMHRIFDLKFYTSYPSRFPDQAGILSSLVGTIYVMAGAIFWSIFLGVPAGIYLEEFGGKGRIARIIEANITNLSAVPSIIYGLLALGIFVYRFNFGESILTAGLTLGLLMLPVIVVTTRESLRRIPRAIREGAYALGATNYELVFHHLLPYSFGGILTGVIIATSRAIGETAPLLTIGALTFIAFLPPPPWEDFIGMLKSPFTVLPIQMFNWVSRPQEEFHYNAAAAGFILLVVCLLLNSVSFYLRYKLRKKYTW, encoded by the coding sequence ATGCATTACAAGACCTTAGAACGAATATTTAGTTTTTTGGGTATCCTTTTTATCCTCTTTGCAATGCTTTTTTTATTTGCCATTGCTATTAAGCTTTTTGTTGATGGGATGCATAGAATTTTTGATTTAAAATTTTATACCAGTTATCCTTCCCGATTTCCTGATCAAGCAGGGATCCTTTCTTCCCTTGTTGGCACTATATATGTTATGGCTGGGGCTATTTTTTGGTCCATTTTTTTGGGTGTTCCTGCAGGGATTTATTTAGAGGAATTTGGTGGAAAGGGTAGGATTGCCCGTATTATTGAAGCAAATATAACTAATCTTTCCGCAGTGCCCTCCATTATTTATGGTCTTTTAGCTCTGGGAATTTTTGTTTATCGCTTTAATTTTGGAGAAAGCATACTTACTGCAGGGCTAACTCTTGGCCTTCTTATGCTTCCAGTAATTGTGGTAACTACGAGGGAGTCTTTAAGGCGGATCCCAAGAGCGATAAGAGAGGGAGCCTATGCCCTCGGGGCTACAAATTATGAACTTGTTTTTCATCATCTTTTGCCTTATTCCTTTGGAGGAATCCTAACAGGAGTTATTATTGCTACTTCCCGAGCTATTGGTGAGACCGCTCCTCTTTTAACTATCGGGGCCTTAACCTTTATTGCCTTTTTACCGCCTCCACCCTGGGAAGATTTTATCGGGATGCTCAAAAGTCCTTTTACTGTCCTTCCTATCCAGATGTTCAACTGGGTCTCAAGACCTCAAGAGGAGTTTCACTATAATGCTGCAGCAGCTGGTTTTATTCTTCTTGTGGTCTGTTTACTTTTAAACTCTGTAAGTTTTTATCTACGCTATAAACTGAGGAAAAAATACACCTGGTAA
- the pstB gene encoding phosphate ABC transporter ATP-binding protein PstB: MDGNLKIKVENFNFYYGNFLALKNINFPIYENKVTAIIGPSGCGKSTLLRSFNRMHDLYAGTRYEGSIILYPDGLNIVSPGVEPLYIRMRIGMVFQKPNPFPKSIFENVAYGLRIKGIKNKSELADRVEKALRDAALWDEVKDRLNENAYSLSGGQQQRLCIARAIAPEPEVLLFDEPTSALDPISTAKIEDLIVELKSKITIVIVTHNMQQAARISDFTAFMYLGELIEYDRTEKIFTNPAKKLTEDYITGRFG; encoded by the coding sequence ATGGATGGAAATCTAAAAATCAAAGTTGAAAATTTTAATTTTTATTATGGGAATTTTTTAGCCCTTAAAAATATTAATTTTCCGATTTATGAGAACAAGGTTACAGCCATTATTGGTCCCTCTGGTTGTGGTAAAAGCACCTTACTTAGGTCCTTTAATCGTATGCATGATCTTTATGCAGGAACCCGTTATGAGGGCTCAATTATCCTTTATCCCGATGGGCTTAACATAGTTTCTCCTGGGGTTGAACCCCTTTATATTCGCATGCGCATTGGCATGGTCTTTCAAAAGCCAAATCCCTTTCCCAAAAGCATATTTGAAAATGTGGCTTATGGATTGAGAATCAAGGGGATTAAAAATAAAAGTGAACTTGCAGACCGTGTGGAAAAGGCTTTAAGGGATGCAGCATTATGGGATGAAGTTAAAGATAGACTTAATGAAAATGCCTATTCTTTATCAGGAGGGCAACAGCAGAGACTTTGCATTGCAAGGGCTATAGCTCCTGAACCCGAAGTTTTGCTTTTTGATGAGCCAACTTCAGCCCTTGATCCTATCTCCACAGCTAAAATTGAAGACCTAATTGTAGAGTTAAAAAGCAAAATAACTATTGTTATTGTAACCCATAATATGCAACAGGCAGCCCGTATTTCAGACTTTACTGCCTTTATGTATCTGGGAGAACTTATTGAATATGACCGAACTGAAAAAATCTT